The following coding sequences lie in one Bifidobacterium sp. ESL0690 genomic window:
- the dop gene encoding depupylase/deamidase Dop → MSVRRMMGTETEYAVSDLGAGHYNPVQLSFDVVSGAANPETQHIRWDYRQEDPLNDARGTRLPRAAARPDMLTDEPQRQIVNVIAPNGGRVYVDHAHPEYSAPETMDPFEAVCFDHAGDRIMFEAAQQVNRSNGSNIVLHRNNVDGKGASWGTHENYMMLRKVPFDRVAALMTLHFVSRQIYTGSGRVGIGEKSEEVGYQLSQRADYVHSIVGLQTTFDRPIVNARDESHVTGDYRRLHVIVGDANRMDVPQVLKLGTTSMLLWLLEYADTDDSACDLDGLLADLQLVDPVEAMHIVSHDLNLAAQLPLEQGGFTTAWQIQVRLFSAVSAQGAATYGSDSRGEPLWPDEPTKRIMMMWQQMLMDVAAVRHATDDKRLKMADEGSRLEWLLKWQLLERLRRKTDAAWSTPSLAALDLSWAALDASHSVFSRLQPQTERVPLCQGESQGQADIEIQRAASNPPEDTRAWLRAEIIRRFPNDVVAASWSHITVSQGDATDSASSQAEFTTDAEGARMAHTNAHLFSLDISDPTRWTKAQCEESLAYSESHHESAAQTLKRLSQTVSGTK, encoded by the coding sequence ATGAGCGTACGCAGAATGATGGGAACCGAAACGGAATACGCGGTTTCAGACCTCGGAGCCGGCCATTACAACCCGGTTCAGCTTTCGTTTGATGTCGTCAGCGGTGCCGCGAATCCAGAAACACAGCATATTCGTTGGGATTATCGCCAGGAAGACCCGCTGAACGATGCTCGTGGCACCCGCCTGCCTCGTGCCGCCGCCCGGCCCGACATGCTTACCGACGAACCGCAACGGCAGATCGTCAACGTCATTGCGCCCAACGGTGGCCGAGTCTACGTCGACCACGCGCACCCCGAATATTCCGCGCCCGAAACGATGGATCCCTTCGAAGCCGTCTGCTTTGACCATGCCGGCGACCGGATCATGTTCGAAGCGGCTCAGCAAGTCAATAGGAGCAACGGCTCCAACATCGTGCTGCACCGCAATAACGTGGACGGCAAAGGTGCCAGCTGGGGCACGCACGAAAACTATATGATGTTGCGAAAAGTTCCATTCGATCGCGTAGCTGCACTGATGACGTTGCATTTTGTTTCGCGCCAGATCTATACCGGCTCCGGCCGCGTCGGCATCGGTGAGAAAAGCGAGGAAGTCGGCTATCAGCTCAGCCAACGCGCCGATTATGTTCATTCCATCGTCGGCTTGCAGACCACCTTCGATCGTCCGATTGTCAACGCCCGTGATGAATCCCACGTCACCGGCGACTATCGCCGTCTGCATGTCATTGTTGGCGATGCCAATCGGATGGACGTGCCGCAGGTTCTGAAGTTAGGAACGACGAGCATGCTGTTATGGCTGCTTGAATACGCGGATACCGATGATTCGGCCTGTGACCTTGACGGTTTGCTTGCGGATTTGCAGTTGGTCGACCCCGTCGAGGCGATGCACATCGTTTCGCATGATTTGAATCTTGCCGCACAATTGCCGCTTGAACAGGGTGGTTTTACGACAGCCTGGCAGATTCAGGTGCGTCTGTTTTCGGCCGTATCCGCGCAGGGAGCAGCGACATACGGAAGCGACAGCAGGGGAGAACCGTTGTGGCCGGATGAGCCGACGAAACGCATCATGATGATGTGGCAGCAGATGTTGATGGATGTGGCAGCAGTGCGACATGCCACCGATGACAAGAGGCTCAAGATGGCCGACGAAGGTTCGCGCTTGGAATGGCTGCTCAAATGGCAACTGTTGGAGCGTCTGCGCCGCAAAACCGACGCAGCGTGGTCTACTCCAAGCCTTGCCGCCCTAGACCTGAGCTGGGCTGCCCTCGACGCGTCGCATTCAGTGTTCTCTCGTTTGCAGCCGCAGACCGAGCGTGTGCCTCTCTGCCAAGGCGAAAGCCAAGGCCAAGCCGACATCGAAATCCAGCGCGCCGCTTCAAATCCTCCAGAAGACACCCGAGCCTGGCTTCGTGCCGAAATCATTCGTCGTTTCCCGAACGATGTGGTAGCCGCTTCCTGGTCCCACATCACCGTCTCGCAAGGCGATGCAACCGATTCCGCTTCATCGCAAGCTGAATTCACTACCGACGCCGAAGGCGCCCGCATGGCCCATACGAACGCTCATCTTTTCTCGCTAGACATCTCCGACCCAACTCGCTGGACCAAGGCTCAATGCGAAGAGTCACTTGCCTATTCCGAATCTCACCACGAATCCGCTGCACAGACTCTCAAGCGACTCAGCCAAACGGTATCAGGGACAAAATAA
- a CDS encoding proteasome accessory factor PafA2 family protein — MPQLRNSSNQGPGNRTSRSPEYDSFHRIFGIETEYGVSVTGANQPCDPGQVAMMMFAPILSRSRSTNTYLENGSRLYLDVGSHPEYATAEARDPSAALTQDLAGEQIMRRLAFGAQERLRKTHGEHATIHLFKDNVDSAGHAFGCHENYLVRRYVSLPIIKAQLLPFLVTRQLFTGAGRVTKNGFEITQRAAFLDEGVSSSTTRFRPMVNTRDEPHADPDEFRRLHVIIGDSNRSQWATKMKLATTHLVLCAIEDAAKQGTASGFECCALTDPSASNKAMSADLSCSKPVMEVEDIDSFRAKQQELGLKPSASSDEAHPQTVTALEIQHLYWNVVLRFVENHRVEVEHSLPESNCNDILREWKTALDALSVNDFGALSNRVDWVAKYQLLNKMHERNPSLTATKARQIDMNYHDIVNGSIYPSLVGHGLVETLVSDDAVEHAVENPPQDTRAALRGAFVHQALNSGATFSCDWTHLKTTAPTRHEAGLIDPFAFVPDSDYTQLMQSL, encoded by the coding sequence ATGCCGCAGCTGCGTAACAGCAGCAATCAGGGACCCGGCAATCGCACGTCGCGCTCCCCCGAATATGATTCGTTCCATCGCATTTTCGGCATCGAAACCGAATACGGGGTTTCCGTGACCGGAGCGAACCAGCCTTGCGACCCCGGGCAGGTCGCGATGATGATGTTCGCGCCCATACTTTCACGCTCACGTTCCACCAACACCTACTTGGAGAACGGCTCGCGGCTGTATCTCGACGTCGGTTCCCACCCCGAATACGCCACCGCCGAAGCACGGGATCCGTCGGCTGCGCTAACGCAGGATCTGGCCGGTGAGCAGATTATGCGTCGTCTGGCTTTTGGAGCACAGGAACGGTTGCGCAAGACACACGGCGAACACGCGACCATCCATCTGTTCAAAGACAATGTTGACTCGGCGGGCCATGCATTCGGCTGCCATGAAAATTATCTGGTACGGCGCTATGTCTCGTTACCCATCATCAAGGCGCAGCTGCTGCCGTTTTTGGTAACCCGGCAGCTCTTCACAGGTGCCGGACGAGTAACGAAAAACGGCTTCGAAATCACGCAACGGGCCGCTTTCCTGGACGAAGGTGTCTCCTCGTCCACCACCCGCTTCCGGCCGATGGTCAACACACGCGACGAGCCGCATGCCGACCCTGACGAATTCCGCAGGCTGCATGTCATCATCGGCGATTCGAACCGCTCGCAGTGGGCGACGAAAATGAAACTCGCCACCACCCATCTGGTGCTTTGCGCCATCGAAGACGCTGCCAAACAAGGCACCGCCTCAGGATTCGAATGTTGTGCTCTCACTGATCCAAGCGCCTCGAACAAGGCGATGAGCGCCGATCTGAGCTGCAGCAAGCCGGTGATGGAAGTCGAAGACATCGACTCATTCCGGGCGAAGCAACAGGAGCTTGGGCTGAAACCCTCAGCTTCCAGCGATGAAGCTCATCCACAAACCGTTACCGCTTTGGAAATTCAGCATCTTTACTGGAATGTCGTTTTACGATTTGTTGAAAATCATCGTGTTGAAGTTGAACATTCTTTACCGGAAAGCAACTGCAACGATATTCTGCGCGAGTGGAAAACCGCGCTTGATGCCTTGTCTGTCAACGATTTCGGAGCACTTTCCAATCGCGTTGACTGGGTGGCGAAATACCAACTGCTCAATAAAATGCACGAACGTAATCCCTCGCTTACGGCCACGAAGGCTCGGCAAATCGATATGAACTATCATGACATCGTCAACGGAAGTATTTACCCATCCTTGGTAGGTCACGGATTGGTGGAAACGTTGGTATCCGATGATGCAGTCGAACATGCCGTTGAAAACCCGCCTCAAGACACTCGCGCCGCACTACGCGGAGCATTCGTTCATCAGGCACTGAATTCAGGAGCCACATTTAGTTGCGATTGGACACACCTCAAGACGACGGCCCCAACACGCCACGAAGCCGGACTCATCGATCCGTTCGCGTTTGTCCCTGATTCGGATTACACACAATTGATGCAGAGTTTATAA
- a CDS encoding HAD family phosphatase gives MKGWPGEPEMDYNVIKSEDAAKGAEGKPIENVVFDFGNVLVNWDPQAVMLPRYSQELTDKFLDNDFSGFYDASDAMDVGGSSAEAVAWVRKKYGEPWATMMDYYYRNFEDSLVGPVEGMRVLVNDLKAAGIGVWGLSNWATELFPPAKKTYPILSDLDDAVVSGYVKLRKPHRDIFEYSLKRFGIPAETAVFVDDKAMNIVGANSAGMRGVRFNDSYKLRALLRQQGIDIPGIQS, from the coding sequence ATGAAAGGCTGGCCGGGCGAACCGGAAATGGATTACAACGTCATCAAGTCGGAAGATGCGGCGAAAGGCGCCGAAGGCAAGCCGATTGAGAACGTCGTCTTCGATTTTGGCAATGTACTCGTGAATTGGGATCCGCAGGCCGTTATGTTGCCGCGCTATTCGCAGGAACTGACCGACAAATTCCTCGACAACGACTTTTCCGGGTTTTACGATGCCAGCGACGCGATGGACGTCGGCGGTTCATCGGCTGAGGCGGTGGCTTGGGTACGCAAGAAGTATGGCGAGCCTTGGGCGACGATGATGGATTATTATTATCGTAATTTCGAGGATTCGCTGGTGGGTCCGGTCGAGGGCATGCGCGTTTTGGTCAATGACCTGAAGGCCGCGGGTATCGGCGTGTGGGGTCTGTCGAACTGGGCGACGGAACTGTTTCCACCAGCCAAGAAAACGTATCCGATCTTAAGCGATTTGGACGATGCCGTGGTCTCCGGTTATGTGAAACTACGTAAGCCGCATCGTGATATTTTCGAATACTCGCTCAAACGTTTCGGTATTCCTGCCGAGACGGCCGTGTTCGTCGATGACAAGGCGATGAACATCGTCGGAGCGAACTCTGCGGGCATGCGTGGCGTGAGATTCAACGATTCTTACAAATTGAGGGCATTGCTGAGGCAACAGGGTATCGATATTCCCGGTATCCAGAGCTGA
- a CDS encoding ubiquitin-like protein Pup encodes MVQQFAQQQHGSEGPQAQDQVKSRKADQSQEQEDALDAVLDDISSTLETDAETYVSSFVQKGGE; translated from the coding sequence ATGGTACAGCAGTTCGCGCAACAACAGCATGGAAGCGAAGGGCCTCAGGCACAGGATCAGGTCAAAAGCCGGAAAGCCGATCAATCGCAGGAGCAGGAAGACGCGCTCGACGCCGTGCTCGACGACATCTCCTCGACGCTGGAAACCGATGCGGAAACCTACGTTTCGAGCTTCGTGCAGAAAGGCGGCGAGTGA
- a CDS encoding inositol monophosphatase family protein, whose protein sequence is MTTNPRALALKVAQVTQDAGKHALQDQINPQDFAELEIPSTSTRVGSAIDKKLIAFIENRLNYLEPFDGMWRDRPENAKPGDRFWCVGPIDGAINFRRNMSEWTITVSLFEFNEENSAQPILGVVHAPALGLTYLAATGQGAIRIRRTPIGEKRGKVLPSTIGSLTGSVVSFGMSHVPAESERAFHVLSEIAGKPADVKRVGPVSLDLCKVADGTYDAYFEPHLHRWDIPAVSAGTVVVRQAQGKVSRWNGNPIHWRSENDIVATNGVITEELKPYLVDLAYPFQ, encoded by the coding sequence ATGACGACAAATCCAAGGGCATTGGCGCTCAAAGTGGCCCAGGTGACGCAGGACGCCGGCAAGCATGCACTTCAGGACCAGATCAATCCGCAGGATTTCGCCGAACTTGAAATCCCGTCGACCTCCACGCGCGTAGGAAGCGCCATCGACAAGAAACTCATCGCCTTCATCGAAAACCGTCTCAATTATCTCGAGCCATTCGATGGCATGTGGCGTGATAGGCCCGAAAACGCAAAGCCCGGCGACCGTTTCTGGTGCGTGGGACCGATTGACGGGGCCATCAATTTTCGACGCAACATGAGCGAGTGGACCATCACCGTCTCGTTGTTCGAATTCAACGAAGAGAACTCCGCACAGCCGATCTTGGGCGTCGTCCACGCTCCTGCTCTTGGCCTTACCTATCTGGCCGCCACCGGGCAAGGCGCCATCCGCATCCGCCGCACGCCAATCGGCGAGAAACGTGGGAAGGTACTTCCCTCCACCATCGGTTCGTTGACCGGCTCCGTGGTGAGCTTCGGCATGTCGCATGTGCCCGCGGAATCCGAACGAGCGTTTCACGTCTTGAGCGAGATCGCCGGCAAACCCGCCGACGTCAAGCGCGTCGGGCCTGTCTCGCTTGACCTTTGCAAAGTGGCCGATGGTACCTACGACGCCTATTTCGAGCCGCATCTGCACCGCTGGGATATCCCCGCGGTCTCGGCCGGCACCGTCGTGGTACGGCAGGCACAGGGCAAGGTGAGCCGTTGGAACGGCAATCCCATCCACTGGCGCAGCGAAAACGATATCGTCGCCACCAACGGGGTGATCACCGAAGAGCTCAAGCCTTATCTCGTCGACCTGGCCTATCCGTTCCAATAA
- the fmt gene encoding methionyl-tRNA formyltransferase, translating to MLKVLFAGTPDVAVPALRQLAQDKNHFEVVAVLTRPDAPQGRGRKLTPSPVKEAALDLDIPVLECDPKEPTFIAELKATGAEAGAVVAYGKILKEDVLGALPMGWYNLHFSLLPQWRGAAPVQRSVWSGDTITGATVFRLTKGMDTGPILAQSTCEIGAHDTSGDILGRLAEDGSHLLASALTAMAEGRIVLQEQPQGAYEVAKKISHEDARIRFDVPVFAVDRQIRACTPEPGAWCMLHPQGAADDFMQSAGTDATEASSSTEHDMGDSEPFHVLKAHPADTNDPQVPADLKPGMLASTKKHVWIGTATAPLELEAVKAQGKKAMRAADWARGARLSADAYAD from the coding sequence ATGTTGAAAGTGTTGTTTGCCGGAACCCCGGATGTGGCGGTTCCCGCGTTGCGCCAGTTGGCCCAGGACAAGAATCATTTCGAGGTCGTCGCCGTGCTTACCAGGCCCGACGCGCCTCAAGGCCGGGGGCGCAAGCTCACTCCGAGTCCGGTCAAAGAAGCGGCGTTGGACCTTGACATTCCCGTTTTGGAATGCGATCCGAAGGAGCCTACTTTCATCGCCGAGCTCAAGGCCACCGGTGCCGAAGCCGGGGCTGTGGTCGCTTATGGGAAGATTCTCAAGGAAGATGTGCTGGGTGCGCTGCCGATGGGCTGGTACAACCTGCATTTCTCGCTGTTGCCGCAATGGCGTGGTGCGGCTCCGGTGCAGCGTTCCGTTTGGAGTGGCGACACCATTACTGGTGCCACCGTTTTCAGGCTTACCAAAGGCATGGATACCGGTCCGATTCTGGCACAGTCGACCTGCGAAATCGGAGCGCATGACACTTCCGGCGATATACTCGGTCGTCTTGCCGAAGATGGTTCGCATTTGCTAGCCTCTGCGTTGACGGCCATGGCCGAAGGTCGGATTGTGCTTCAGGAGCAACCGCAGGGCGCCTACGAAGTGGCCAAGAAAATCAGCCACGAGGATGCGCGTATCCGTTTCGATGTGCCTGTTTTTGCCGTTGACCGGCAGATTCGCGCCTGCACTCCCGAGCCGGGAGCTTGGTGCATGCTGCATCCGCAGGGTGCGGCCGATGATTTCATGCAATCTGCAGGAACCGATGCCACGGAAGCTTCCTCGAGCACTGAACATGATATGGGCGACTCTGAGCCGTTCCATGTTTTGAAGGCACACCCCGCCGATACCAATGATCCGCAGGTTCCCGCTGACCTCAAACCGGGGATGTTGGCAAGCACCAAAAAGCATGTATGGATAGGGACCGCCACCGCACCTCTTGAGCTTGAAGCGGTCAAGGCACAGGGCAAGAAGGCCATGCGCGCCGCTGATTGGGCTCGTGGTGCCCGCCTGTCCGCGGACGCCTATGCCGACTGA
- a CDS encoding aldo/keto reductase, with amino-acid sequence MRKVNIARQSVPAVGIGTWHMGNEPQNHDEEVAAIRAGIEAGARAVDTAEVYGDGKSETLVGEALKPFNRDDIFLISKVKPDNASKAVMEQHLDASLKRLQTDHLDLYLYHWRGGSIPLEETVAELDRLRGTGKIGAWGVSNFDIPDMQELVGLPAGGNVAANEDLYNIESRGIEYDLLPWQRERHIPLIAYSPVGGLANNLKTSMLTDAVVREVAARHGVSTYELLVAWTVRDGNTLSIPQTSNPEHMRANIAAAGIELTDEDLAQLDKRYPAPTHHVPLDVD; translated from the coding sequence ATGAGGAAAGTAAATATTGCGAGGCAAAGTGTGCCGGCGGTCGGCATCGGTACGTGGCACATGGGCAATGAGCCGCAAAACCATGATGAAGAGGTCGCCGCGATTCGAGCCGGTATCGAGGCTGGGGCAAGGGCTGTCGATACCGCGGAAGTTTATGGCGATGGCAAATCCGAGACGCTGGTGGGCGAAGCGCTCAAGCCGTTCAACCGCGACGATATCTTCCTCATCTCTAAAGTAAAGCCGGACAACGCTTCCAAGGCTGTGATGGAACAGCATCTTGACGCCAGCCTCAAACGGCTTCAGACCGACCATCTTGACCTGTATCTTTATCACTGGCGCGGTGGCTCGATTCCGCTCGAGGAGACCGTTGCCGAGCTCGACAGGCTGCGCGGAACCGGAAAGATTGGTGCGTGGGGTGTCTCGAACTTTGATATCCCCGATATGCAGGAACTGGTCGGACTTCCCGCCGGTGGCAACGTCGCCGCCAACGAAGACCTCTATAACATCGAGTCTCGTGGTATTGAATATGACCTGCTGCCTTGGCAGCGTGAGCGCCATATCCCGCTGATTGCGTATAGCCCTGTCGGTGGTCTTGCCAATAATCTCAAAACCAGCATGCTGACTGATGCTGTTGTGCGTGAAGTGGCGGCCCGGCACGGCGTTTCGACTTACGAACTGCTGGTCGCATGGACTGTGCGCGACGGTAACACCCTGTCCATTCCGCAGACTTCGAACCCCGAGCATATGCGCGCCAATATCGCCGCAGCCGGCATCGAGCTGACCGATGAGGATTTGGCTCAGCTTGATAAACGTTACCCGGCACCGACCCATCACGTTCCGCTCGATGTGGATTGA
- the arc gene encoding proteasome ATPase, protein MNNGEQGDDGQVSEQSGTHDATEMSNAGSTGVNDSLDSDTRHRKAFDDLARENDNLRAKNHALAVALTRAGKELQKAKSQLGLMASPPLNFATMVRVDSCSTDEQGVQHAKAEVLSGNRRLIVPVASNVSASRLVGGRTVLLNENMVLVEQRGLEISGLVRTVKQVLDDGRLMVADESGNVTLIERASALANITIEPSARVLVDGMARLALEVLPVENATDLVLEQTPDATFDDIGGLDSQIERIKDAVELPFLHRKLFERYDLRPPKGVLLYGPPGNGKTLIAKAVANALSGGDAENGVFLSVKGPELLNKYVGESERLIRLIFKRARTRAAEGKPVIVFIDEMDSLLRTRGSGVSSDVETTIVPQFLAELDGVESLDNVMVIGASNRVDMIDPAVLRPGRLDVKIRIDRPNKEAAAQIVSHYLTDNLPYEPGQSAETLTQVLVDSVYADDSQRHICDVCDDQGRWSRVTLADVMSGAMLKNIVDRVKTHAVKDSITLGRPMEIGADAVLRAVDDEFEETSDSVMDSDPVQWSKINGIAGGHAVRIRPAE, encoded by the coding sequence ATGAACAACGGTGAGCAAGGCGACGACGGACAGGTATCCGAGCAAAGCGGAACGCATGATGCGACTGAAATGAGCAATGCAGGGAGTACCGGTGTGAACGACAGTCTCGATTCGGATACTCGGCATCGCAAAGCTTTCGACGACCTTGCGCGTGAGAACGACAATTTGCGGGCCAAGAACCATGCGCTCGCCGTTGCACTGACACGTGCGGGCAAGGAGCTGCAGAAGGCGAAGTCCCAGCTTGGGCTTATGGCCTCACCGCCGTTGAACTTCGCGACAATGGTGCGTGTCGACTCATGCAGCACCGATGAGCAGGGCGTGCAGCATGCTAAGGCCGAAGTGCTTTCCGGCAATCGACGGCTCATCGTGCCGGTCGCTTCGAATGTGTCTGCCTCACGCCTAGTTGGCGGCAGAACGGTGCTTTTGAACGAGAACATGGTTCTGGTCGAGCAACGTGGACTTGAGATCTCGGGTCTGGTCCGCACCGTCAAACAGGTCCTGGACGATGGGCGGCTGATGGTCGCCGACGAATCCGGCAACGTCACGCTGATTGAACGGGCGAGTGCGCTCGCAAATATCACCATCGAGCCCTCGGCACGGGTTTTGGTTGACGGCATGGCACGTTTGGCGCTGGAAGTGCTGCCGGTGGAGAACGCCACCGATCTGGTGTTGGAACAGACGCCGGATGCCACGTTCGACGACATTGGCGGGCTGGACTCGCAGATTGAGCGCATCAAGGACGCCGTCGAACTGCCCTTCCTACATCGCAAGCTTTTCGAGCGCTACGATCTGCGCCCGCCCAAGGGTGTACTGCTCTACGGGCCTCCTGGTAACGGCAAGACGCTGATCGCCAAGGCCGTAGCAAACGCGCTTTCCGGCGGAGATGCGGAGAATGGTGTATTCCTTTCCGTCAAAGGCCCCGAACTCCTGAACAAGTACGTGGGGGAGTCGGAACGCCTGATTCGCCTCATTTTCAAGCGTGCACGTACACGCGCGGCGGAAGGCAAACCGGTCATCGTTTTCATTGACGAGATGGATTCGCTGTTGCGCACCCGTGGTTCCGGTGTCTCCAGCGATGTGGAGACCACCATCGTTCCTCAGTTCCTCGCAGAACTTGACGGCGTGGAAAGCCTTGATAACGTGATGGTCATCGGTGCCTCCAACCGTGTCGACATGATCGACCCAGCCGTGTTGCGTCCCGGCCGCCTTGATGTCAAGATTCGCATCGACAGGCCGAATAAAGAAGCCGCGGCGCAAATTGTATCGCATTATCTCACCGATAATCTTCCATACGAGCCCGGTCAGAGTGCAGAAACGTTGACTCAAGTGCTGGTTGACAGCGTTTACGCCGATGACTCGCAACGGCATATCTGCGACGTGTGCGACGACCAGGGCCGTTGGTCGAGGGTCACCTTGGCCGACGTGATGAGCGGGGCAATGCTCAAGAATATCGTCGATCGCGTCAAGACGCATGCCGTCAAGGATTCCATCACACTCGGCCGTCCGATGGAAATCGGTGCGGATGCCGTGCTTAGAGCCGTGGACGATGAGTTTGAAGAGACCAGTGATTCAGTGATGGATTCCGACCCGGTCCAATGGTCGAAAATCAACGGCATCGCCGGTGGCCACGCGGTACGCATCCGTCCAGCCGAATAA